The Mycolicibacterium boenickei genome has a segment encoding these proteins:
- a CDS encoding YbaB/EbfC family nucleoid-associated protein translates to MTDEMHPQVAAVLRQAQQLQSLMDDQLHKMNSETFTAADEARSVEVTLNGHHHLIDVYIKDGLLRLGAQAVEQRLNEAIQKATAAATASIEADRERLDAMVAELTADDQQPG, encoded by the coding sequence ATGACAGACGAGATGCATCCGCAGGTTGCTGCGGTCTTGCGCCAAGCCCAACAGCTGCAGTCGCTGATGGACGATCAGTTGCACAAGATGAACAGTGAAACGTTCACGGCCGCAGATGAAGCCAGGAGCGTTGAGGTCACGCTCAACGGGCATCACCATCTGATCGACGTGTACATCAAGGACGGGCTGCTGCGACTGGGCGCCCAGGCTGTCGAGCAGCGGCTGAACGAAGCGATCCAGAAGGCAACGGCCGCTGCGACGGCATCCATCGAAGCCGACCGCGAACGACTCGATGCGATGGTTGCGGAATTGACCGCGGACGACCAACAGCCCGGCTGA
- the eccE gene encoding type VII secretion protein EccE: MNFLRRNFGFRFTTGHAIWAATLIPACIAVCMHFKLLWLGITLSALIALFSVLTIRGYRLTGWVRAVFSWRRRHRSTPDVPSEPAVGATVMPGDHVAVRWQGDYLVAVIELMPRPFTPTVIVNGDAVSDDTVSTKLVEKLLRAHCPDLEADVVSAGYRVGKTAPASLVALYEQVVGPYPAPANRRTWIVLRADPEKTRRSAQRRDSGVSGLARYLVASATRIADQLASNGIDARCSRSFDDYDKATEISFEKETWSVIKGRSTFTAAYNAPGGPDVWWSARADHTTTCVRIRPGAAPTSTVLLTTLSNPTTPRGFSCLYGGQRAALQGLTPVTDKHYDLPIGSAGVLVGETSDRYPVYMPFDNVDVSINLGDARLFTQFVIRSAASGAVVTLSPQFREFATMINGRVGRVPRVAWPNATTYLGPHQGVGRVILRPNFIDTPRHRQLPITLINPREESRYQMALEQ, encoded by the coding sequence GTGAACTTCCTGCGCCGGAATTTCGGCTTCCGCTTCACCACGGGGCACGCCATCTGGGCGGCCACGCTGATCCCGGCGTGCATCGCGGTGTGCATGCACTTCAAGCTGCTGTGGCTGGGCATCACGCTGTCGGCGCTGATCGCGCTCTTCTCGGTACTCACCATTCGCGGCTACCGGCTGACCGGCTGGGTCCGGGCGGTCTTCTCCTGGCGGCGGCGCCACCGCAGCACCCCCGATGTGCCGTCGGAGCCCGCGGTCGGCGCCACGGTCATGCCGGGAGACCACGTCGCCGTACGTTGGCAGGGTGACTACCTGGTTGCGGTGATCGAGTTGATGCCAAGGCCTTTCACCCCCACCGTGATCGTCAACGGCGACGCTGTCTCCGATGACACCGTCAGCACCAAGCTGGTCGAGAAGCTGCTGCGGGCACACTGCCCCGATCTCGAGGCCGATGTGGTGTCCGCCGGCTATCGCGTCGGCAAGACCGCTCCGGCCAGCCTGGTGGCGCTCTACGAACAGGTGGTGGGCCCGTACCCGGCGCCGGCAAACCGGCGCACCTGGATCGTGCTGCGCGCCGATCCGGAGAAGACCCGACGCTCGGCCCAGCGCCGCGACAGCGGGGTGTCCGGGCTGGCCCGGTACCTGGTGGCATCGGCCACCCGCATCGCGGATCAGTTGGCCAGCAACGGAATCGACGCGCGGTGCTCACGCAGTTTCGACGATTACGACAAGGCGACCGAGATCAGTTTCGAGAAGGAAACCTGGTCGGTCATCAAGGGCCGCAGTACCTTCACCGCGGCCTACAACGCGCCCGGCGGTCCGGACGTCTGGTGGTCGGCGCGTGCCGATCACACCACGACGTGCGTGCGGATCCGTCCCGGTGCAGCGCCGACGTCGACGGTGTTGTTGACGACGCTGTCGAATCCGACGACACCGCGCGGGTTTTCCTGCCTGTACGGCGGGCAGCGCGCCGCTCTGCAGGGTCTCACGCCCGTCACCGACAAGCACTACGACCTGCCGATCGGCTCGGCCGGGGTGCTGGTCGGTGAGACATCGGACCGCTACCCGGTGTACATGCCGTTCGACAACGTCGACGTCAGCATCAACCTCGGCGACGCCCGGTTGTTCACCCAGTTCGTCATCCGCTCGGCGGCCTCCGGTGCGGTGGTGACGCTCAGCCCGCAGTTCCGCGAGTTCGCGACGATGATCAACGGGCGCGTCGGGCGAGTCCCACGCGTCGCGTGGCCGAACGCCACGACCTACCTGGGCCCGCATCAGGGCGTTGGCCGAGTGATCCTGCGACCCAACTTCATTGACACACCACGGCACCGTCAGCTGCCGATCACGTTGATCAATCCGCGTGAAGAGAGCCGCTACCAGATGGCGCTTGAGCAGTGA
- the mycP gene encoding type VII secretion-associated serine protease mycosin, whose product MQRLAVMLLAVLLALFSAPPAFAIDPPAIDAAAVPPDETGPDQPMEQRKICAAPTVMPNSNFADKPWAADYLKLAEAQKFATGAGVTVAVIDTGVNGSPRVPAEPGGDFVDAGGNGMSDCDAHGTLTASIIAGRPSPTDGFVGVAPDARLISLRQTSVAFQPKGSRQDPNDPNSTQTAGSIRSLARSVVHAANLGAQVINISEAACYKVTRRIDEASLGAAINYAVNVKGAVIIVAAGNTGQDCTQNPAPDPSIPADARGWKGVQTIVSPAWYDPLVLTVGSVGQNGQPSNFSMSGPWLGAAAPGENLTALGYEGQPINATPGEDGPVPLNGTSFSAAFVSGLAALVRQRYPDLTPAQVINRITSTARHPGGGVDNYVGAGVVDPVAALTWEVPEGPAKAPFRVKEVPPPVYIPPPDRGPITGVVVAGAALALILGIAAMTRRALRRRQ is encoded by the coding sequence GTGCAGCGCTTAGCCGTGATGCTGCTGGCAGTTTTGTTGGCGTTATTCAGTGCGCCTCCGGCGTTCGCGATCGATCCACCTGCGATCGACGCCGCCGCCGTTCCACCTGATGAAACCGGCCCCGACCAGCCGATGGAGCAGCGCAAGATCTGCGCGGCACCCACGGTCATGCCGAACTCGAACTTCGCCGACAAGCCGTGGGCGGCCGACTACCTGAAGCTGGCCGAGGCGCAGAAGTTCGCAACCGGCGCCGGCGTAACTGTCGCGGTGATCGACACCGGGGTCAACGGTTCGCCTAGGGTTCCGGCCGAACCAGGCGGTGACTTCGTCGACGCCGGAGGCAACGGGATGTCCGACTGTGACGCCCACGGGACCCTGACCGCGTCGATCATCGCCGGCCGCCCATCCCCCACTGACGGATTCGTCGGTGTAGCGCCCGATGCACGACTGATTTCGCTGCGTCAGACGTCAGTGGCATTCCAGCCCAAGGGTTCGCGCCAGGATCCCAACGACCCGAACTCCACCCAGACCGCCGGCTCGATCCGCAGCCTGGCCCGGTCTGTGGTCCACGCGGCCAACCTCGGTGCGCAGGTGATCAACATCAGCGAGGCCGCCTGCTACAAGGTGACCCGCCGGATCGACGAGGCCAGCCTGGGCGCGGCCATCAACTACGCGGTGAACGTCAAGGGTGCGGTGATCATCGTCGCTGCCGGCAACACCGGCCAGGACTGCACCCAGAACCCGGCCCCGGATCCGTCGATCCCCGCCGATGCGCGCGGCTGGAAGGGCGTGCAGACCATCGTCAGCCCGGCCTGGTACGACCCGCTGGTCCTCACCGTCGGCAGCGTCGGCCAGAACGGCCAGCCGAGCAACTTCTCGATGTCGGGTCCTTGGTTGGGCGCGGCCGCTCCCGGCGAGAACCTGACCGCGCTGGGCTACGAGGGCCAGCCGATCAATGCCACGCCAGGCGAGGACGGCCCGGTGCCGCTCAACGGCACGTCGTTCTCGGCGGCCTTCGTCTCCGGCCTGGCCGCGCTCGTCAGGCAGCGGTACCCGGATCTGACCCCGGCTCAGGTCATCAACCGGATCACTTCCACCGCACGGCATCCCGGCGGCGGCGTCGACAACTATGTCGGTGCCGGCGTGGTCGATCCCGTGGCCGCACTCACGTGGGAGGTCCCCGAGGGCCCGGCCAAGGCGCCCTTCCGGGTCAAGGAAGTTCCGCCGCCGGTGTACATCCCGCCGCCAGACCGCGGCCCGATCACCGGCGTGGTGGTCGCCGGAGCGGCGCTGGCGCTGATCCTCGGGATCGCGGCGATGACCCGACGCGCGTTGCGGCGGCGCCAGTGA
- a CDS encoding HPr family phosphocarrier protein, whose translation MPSKTVTVGSAIGLHARPAAIIAEAVVNAGVPVTLSMDGGEPVDAGSALMIMTLGAGNGAQVTVESDDADALATVAGLVEQDLDA comes from the coding sequence ATGCCCAGCAAGACTGTCACCGTCGGTTCCGCCATCGGCCTGCACGCCCGCCCCGCCGCGATCATCGCCGAGGCCGTGGTCAACGCCGGTGTCCCGGTCACCCTGTCCATGGATGGCGGCGAGCCCGTCGACGCCGGGTCGGCCCTGATGATCATGACGCTGGGGGCCGGCAACGGAGCCCAGGTAACCGTGGAATCCGACGACGCCGACGCGTTGGCCACTGTGGCGGGGTTGGTGGAGCAGGATCTGGACGCGTAG
- a CDS encoding PTS fructose transporter subunit IIABC — protein sequence MTQPIITPGLVLLDVDAGGDKEAVITRLVGALAEAGRTSDTDGLVGAAMAREAQSATGLPGGIAIPHCRSPYVDTPTIGFARLSPKVDFGAPDGPADLVFLIAAPESGGAEHMKLLSSLARALVRKDFVASLRDAGSDSEVVTLVDGVVNPAPAAPAPAPTVADEPAAEPAAEPVSIVAITACPTGIAHTYMAADALKQAAETAGVALTVETQGSSGSTPLSAATIAAADAVIFATDVGVKDKQRFAGKPVVASGVKRAINEPDTMISEAVSAASDPNAPRVTGSAETTAASAPSGDVGWGTRIRQILLTGVSYMIPFVAAGGLLIALGFLFAGYDIGNTPDGAQPLSYGMNSLGHHIAVTNTLTDLPPGGLTQYLGAVLFTLGGLAFMFLVPALAGYISFAIADRPGIAPGFTAGAVAVFVGGGFIGGIVGGLIAGFAAQWISSFKVPQWFRGLMPVVVIPLGASLIVGLLMFLLLGRPLAALTTGLTNWLSGMTGTSVVVLGVILGLMMCFDLGGPVNKAAYAFATAGLNVADPATLRIMAAVMAAGMVPPLAMALASTLRPGLFTEPERENGRAAWLLGASFISEGAIPFAAADPLRVIPSMMLGGAVTGGMVMAFDVTLKAPHGGIFVFFAIGNLLWFLVALAAGTVVAALAVITAKQFAKPAVTTPETPALATT from the coding sequence ATGACTCAACCGATCATCACCCCCGGGCTGGTCCTGCTCGATGTCGACGCGGGCGGTGACAAGGAAGCCGTGATCACGCGTCTGGTCGGCGCACTCGCCGAGGCGGGTCGCACCAGCGACACCGACGGCCTGGTGGGCGCCGCGATGGCCCGCGAGGCCCAGTCCGCCACCGGACTTCCCGGCGGCATCGCGATTCCGCACTGCCGGTCGCCCTACGTCGATACGCCCACGATCGGCTTCGCCCGGCTGTCCCCGAAGGTCGACTTCGGCGCCCCCGACGGCCCGGCCGATCTGGTATTCCTCATCGCCGCACCGGAATCCGGTGGGGCCGAACATATGAAGCTGCTGTCCAGCCTGGCCCGGGCGCTGGTCCGCAAGGACTTCGTGGCATCGCTCCGGGACGCCGGTAGCGACTCCGAGGTGGTGACGCTCGTCGACGGTGTGGTGAACCCCGCGCCTGCCGCTCCTGCTCCGGCTCCTACGGTAGCTGATGAGCCTGCCGCTGAACCGGCTGCTGAGCCGGTGTCGATCGTCGCGATCACGGCCTGCCCCACCGGCATCGCCCATACCTACATGGCGGCCGACGCACTCAAGCAGGCCGCCGAGACCGCTGGCGTGGCATTGACCGTCGAGACCCAAGGCTCGTCCGGCAGCACTCCGCTGTCAGCGGCCACCATTGCCGCGGCAGATGCCGTCATCTTCGCCACCGACGTCGGCGTCAAGGACAAGCAACGCTTCGCCGGCAAGCCCGTCGTCGCCTCGGGCGTCAAACGGGCCATCAACGAGCCCGACACCATGATCTCCGAAGCCGTCAGTGCGGCAAGCGATCCCAATGCCCCGCGAGTGACCGGCTCAGCCGAGACGACCGCTGCGTCAGCTCCATCGGGCGACGTCGGCTGGGGCACGCGGATTCGGCAGATCCTGCTCACCGGTGTGAGCTACATGATCCCGTTCGTGGCGGCCGGCGGCCTGCTCATCGCGCTGGGCTTCCTGTTCGCCGGCTACGACATCGGCAATACCCCCGACGGCGCGCAACCACTGTCCTACGGCATGAACTCGCTGGGCCACCACATCGCCGTCACCAACACGCTGACCGACCTTCCGCCCGGTGGGCTGACGCAGTACCTCGGAGCGGTGCTGTTCACGCTCGGCGGGCTGGCCTTCATGTTCCTGGTGCCCGCCCTCGCCGGCTACATATCCTTTGCGATCGCCGACCGGCCGGGTATCGCACCGGGTTTCACCGCCGGAGCCGTCGCCGTCTTCGTGGGCGGCGGGTTCATCGGCGGTATCGTCGGCGGCCTGATCGCCGGGTTCGCCGCACAGTGGATCAGTTCTTTCAAGGTGCCGCAGTGGTTCCGGGGGCTGATGCCGGTGGTGGTGATCCCCCTCGGCGCCTCGCTGATCGTCGGCCTGCTGATGTTCCTGCTGCTCGGGCGTCCGCTGGCCGCGCTGACCACCGGCCTGACCAACTGGCTCAGCGGCATGACCGGAACCTCCGTCGTGGTGCTCGGCGTGATCCTCGGGTTGATGATGTGCTTCGACCTCGGCGGTCCGGTCAACAAGGCGGCGTACGCATTTGCCACCGCAGGACTCAACGTCGCCGACCCCGCCACCCTGCGGATCATGGCCGCCGTGATGGCCGCCGGGATGGTGCCACCGCTTGCCATGGCGCTGGCGTCGACACTGCGGCCGGGGCTGTTCACCGAACCGGAGCGTGAGAACGGCCGCGCGGCATGGCTTCTCGGGGCGTCCTTCATCTCCGAAGGTGCCATCCCGTTCGCCGCCGCGGACCCGCTGCGGGTGATCCCGTCGATGATGCTCGGCGGCGCTGTGACCGGCGGCATGGTCATGGCGTTCGATGTCACGCTGAAAGCACCGCACGGCGGCATCTTCGTGTTCTTCGCGATCGGCAACCTGCTGTGGTTCCTGGTCGCCCTGGCGGCCGGCACCGTCGTCGCCGCCCTGGCCGTCATCACAGCCAAGCAGTTCGCCAAACCAGCTGTCACCACGCCGGAGACGCCGGCGCTGGCCACCACCTAG
- a CDS encoding 1-phosphofructokinase family hexose kinase, which produces MIITVTPNPSLDRTVTLASPLTRGAVQRVDSVTVEPGGKGINVARALTLADVAAEAVLPAADSDPLLSGLRALSVPFTGVPIAGPVRTNLAITESDGTTTKLNERGAVVDADALEALTRCVLAKAQDASWVVLSGSLPPGLPLDWYAQVVSLLAPLDCRVAVDTSEAPLAALAAAFEVAAPDLIKPNAEELADLAGVPAADLEDAAAQDDMAPVVAASRALVARGVGAVLATLGAAGAVLVDESGAWLATPPPIVPRSTVGAGDSSLAGYLRAVVAGADAPQRLQMAVAYGSAAAALPGSALPGPAQLDLDAVRTHSLKVPL; this is translated from the coding sequence ATGATCATCACCGTCACCCCGAACCCCAGCCTCGACCGCACCGTCACCTTGGCATCCCCGTTGACGCGCGGAGCGGTGCAACGCGTCGACTCCGTCACCGTCGAACCCGGCGGCAAGGGCATCAACGTCGCGCGTGCGCTCACCCTGGCCGACGTCGCCGCCGAGGCCGTGCTGCCCGCCGCCGACTCCGATCCCCTCCTGAGCGGGCTCCGCGCGCTTTCGGTTCCGTTCACCGGTGTGCCCATCGCGGGGCCCGTCCGCACCAACCTCGCCATCACCGAATCCGACGGCACCACAACCAAACTCAACGAACGCGGAGCTGTGGTGGACGCCGACGCACTGGAGGCGCTGACCCGCTGCGTGCTGGCCAAGGCGCAGGACGCGTCGTGGGTGGTGCTGTCCGGGTCGCTGCCGCCCGGATTGCCGCTCGACTGGTACGCGCAGGTGGTCTCGCTGCTGGCACCACTCGACTGCCGAGTGGCCGTCGATACCTCCGAGGCACCGTTGGCCGCCCTGGCCGCCGCGTTCGAAGTGGCCGCGCCCGACCTGATCAAGCCCAACGCCGAGGAGCTCGCCGACCTGGCCGGGGTGCCGGCTGCCGATCTGGAAGACGCTGCCGCCCAGGATGATATGGCGCCGGTGGTGGCCGCCTCCCGAGCTCTCGTAGCGCGGGGCGTCGGCGCCGTGCTGGCCACTCTCGGCGCTGCCGGCGCGGTGCTGGTCGATGAGTCAGGGGCCTGGCTCGCGACGCCGCCGCCGATCGTGCCCCGCAGCACCGTCGGCGCAGGTGACTCCTCCTTGGCCGGATACCTGCGCGCCGTCGTCGCCGGTGCCGACGCCCCACAGCGACTGCAGATGGCCGTCGCGTACGGCAGCGCCGCGGCGGCGCTGCCCGGATCCGCCCTGCCCGGCCCGGCCCAACTCGACCTCGACGCTGTCCGTACCCACTCCTTGAAGGTGCCGCTATGA
- a CDS encoding DeoR/GlpR family DNA-binding transcription regulator → MYAEERQQAIAALVMSRGRASVAELAQTYDVTTETVRRDLAVLDKAGVVRRVHGGAVPARTLHLVEAGVGERDTTRAAQKDAIAAAAVDFFPLTGASVLLDAGTTTARVAAQTPTDRDLTVVTNSVPIAGLLATMPTVTLQLLGGRVRGLTQAAVGEQVLRVLETLRVDIAFIGTNALSVRHGLSTPDTEEAAVKRAMVQAANYVVVVADSSKVGEEDFVSFAPIDSVDTLITDSEISDDDRALLTGHGVEVVTA, encoded by the coding sequence ATGTACGCCGAGGAGCGCCAGCAGGCCATCGCCGCGCTGGTCATGAGCAGGGGCCGGGCCTCCGTCGCCGAGCTGGCGCAGACATACGACGTCACCACCGAGACCGTCCGCCGCGATCTGGCGGTGCTCGACAAGGCCGGCGTCGTGCGTCGCGTACACGGCGGCGCCGTACCGGCCCGGACGCTGCACCTCGTGGAAGCCGGCGTCGGCGAACGCGACACCACCCGTGCCGCGCAGAAAGACGCCATCGCCGCGGCCGCCGTCGACTTCTTCCCCCTCACCGGTGCCAGCGTCCTGCTCGACGCGGGGACGACCACCGCCCGCGTCGCCGCCCAGACCCCGACGGATCGAGACCTCACCGTGGTGACCAACTCCGTACCCATCGCCGGACTTCTCGCCACCATGCCGACCGTCACCCTGCAGTTGCTCGGCGGCCGGGTCCGCGGCCTCACCCAGGCCGCGGTCGGCGAGCAGGTGCTGCGCGTCCTCGAAACCCTGCGAGTGGACATCGCGTTCATCGGCACCAACGCCCTCAGCGTGCGACACGGACTCTCCACCCCGGACACCGAGGAAGCAGCCGTCAAGCGGGCCATGGTGCAAGCAGCGAATTACGTTGTGGTGGTCGCAGACTCATCGAAGGTCGGCGAAGAGGACTTCGTCAGCTTCGCCCCCATCGACAGCGTGGACACCCTGATCACCGACAGCGAGATCTCCGACGACGACCGCGCACTGCTCACCGGGCACGGCGTCGAGGTGGTGACCGCATGA
- the ptsP gene encoding phosphoenolpyruvate--protein phosphotransferase, with amino-acid sequence MGTTSSVASPTVLRGVPVVPGVQYAPVIRVSRLPEIEVPAGLIAEADRPAEAARFGAAATEVATRLRDRAAHATGAASEVLAATATLAQDRAWLGAADKRIAAGAPAVRAVTEAVDQFVELFTQLGGLMAERVTDLRDIRDRVIAELSGLPEPGVPLPDVPSILCAEDLAPADTAGLDPQLVVGLVTTLGGPTSHTAIIARQLGIPCVVAVSGLGSVLAGAMVLLDGTAGTVTTDPDPSVAAAAVAAAQRDALAVRQWTGPGATADGHTIAILANVQDGAAARTARETPAEGVGLFRTELCFLNRDTEPTVDEQAAIYGEVLEAFAGSKVVVRTLDAGSDKPLKFAGHPEEANPALGVRGIRIAEGNPGLLDHQLAAVAAAAKAKGNQPWVMAPMIATAAEAKSFAAKARSHGLTPGVMIEVPAAALLADKILEHVDFLSIGTNDLAQYTMAADRMSADLAALTDPWQPAVLALVGLAARAGAAAGKPVGVCGEAAADPLLAAVLVGLGVTSLSMAPAAIAAVGARVAQVTLQQCRAAAEAVLDTASAAEAREAAQAALA; translated from the coding sequence ATGGGCACTACATCGTCGGTTGCATCACCCACCGTTCTGCGTGGGGTTCCGGTGGTTCCGGGAGTGCAGTACGCACCTGTGATCCGGGTCAGCAGGTTGCCGGAGATCGAGGTACCTGCCGGCCTCATCGCCGAGGCGGACCGGCCGGCCGAGGCGGCGCGGTTCGGGGCGGCGGCGACGGAAGTCGCCACCCGGCTTCGGGATCGAGCCGCCCACGCGACCGGCGCCGCCTCCGAAGTTCTGGCCGCCACGGCGACACTGGCCCAGGACCGAGCCTGGCTGGGGGCCGCCGACAAGCGGATCGCCGCCGGAGCCCCGGCGGTTCGCGCCGTCACCGAGGCTGTCGACCAGTTCGTGGAGTTGTTCACGCAGCTTGGCGGGCTGATGGCTGAACGCGTCACCGACCTGCGGGATATCCGTGACCGCGTCATCGCCGAGCTGTCGGGGTTACCGGAGCCCGGTGTGCCGCTGCCGGACGTCCCGTCGATCCTGTGCGCCGAAGATCTCGCGCCGGCCGACACCGCGGGCCTGGACCCGCAGCTGGTGGTCGGGTTGGTCACCACGCTGGGCGGGCCGACCAGTCACACCGCGATCATCGCCCGCCAGCTCGGTATTCCCTGCGTGGTCGCGGTGAGCGGGCTCGGCTCCGTCCTCGCCGGTGCCATGGTCCTGCTCGACGGCACCGCGGGCACGGTCACCACCGACCCGGACCCCTCGGTCGCCGCGGCAGCCGTCGCCGCCGCCCAACGCGATGCCCTGGCAGTCCGGCAGTGGACCGGGCCAGGGGCGACGGCAGACGGTCACACCATCGCGATCCTGGCCAACGTGCAGGACGGCGCGGCCGCCAGGACGGCGCGGGAAACCCCGGCCGAAGGTGTCGGGCTGTTCCGGACAGAGCTGTGCTTCCTCAACCGGGACACCGAGCCGACCGTGGACGAGCAGGCCGCGATCTACGGGGAGGTGCTCGAGGCCTTCGCCGGGTCGAAGGTGGTGGTCCGCACCCTCGACGCGGGCTCGGACAAGCCGCTGAAGTTCGCGGGTCACCCCGAGGAGGCCAACCCGGCCCTCGGCGTGCGCGGCATCCGGATCGCCGAGGGTAATCCCGGCCTGCTGGATCATCAGCTCGCGGCGGTGGCGGCCGCGGCCAAGGCCAAGGGCAACCAGCCGTGGGTGATGGCGCCCATGATCGCCACCGCTGCCGAGGCGAAAAGCTTTGCCGCCAAGGCCCGCTCGCATGGGCTCACCCCGGGGGTGATGATCGAGGTGCCCGCCGCGGCCCTGTTGGCCGACAAGATTCTGGAGCACGTCGACTTTTTGTCGATCGGCACCAACGATCTCGCGCAGTACACGATGGCCGCCGACCGGATGTCGGCAGACCTGGCCGCCCTGACCGATCCGTGGCAGCCCGCGGTGCTCGCCCTGGTGGGGTTGGCGGCGCGGGCCGGAGCGGCGGCGGGCAAGCCGGTGGGCGTGTGCGGCGAGGCCGCGGCCGATCCGCTGCTGGCCGCCGTGTTGGTGGGCCTGGGGGTGACGTCGTTGTCGATGGCGCCCGCGGCGATCGCTGCCGTGGGCGCGCGGGTCGCGCAGGTGACGCTGCAGCAGTGTCGCGCCGCTGCCGAGGCGGTCCTGGATACGGCGTCGGCTGCCGAGGCGCGCGAGGCCGCGCAGGCGGCCCTCGCCTGA
- a CDS encoding pirin family protein, translated as MPAITADTLTLPRIAAAQASDTERPVRSITTGPRGYEGEGFPVVRAFGGVSAADLDPFVHMDQMGEVEYQPGEPRGTDWHPHRGFETVTYMIDGRFAHQDSHGGGGLITDGATQWMTAGSGILHIETPPAELVESGGTFHGIQLWVNLPKKDKFATPRYQAIEGPDAKLLSSQDGGALVRIIAGEIDGAQGPGATHTPITMAHATIEPGAQLNLPWNRDFNALVYVLSGRGSVGPVAHPIHQGQLAVLGPGDRITVSAEGTQDSNRPAMEVLLLGGKPIREPVFHYGPFVMNSKSELIQALEDYQAGKFGQIPPNALMPHRPLS; from the coding sequence ATGCCAGCCATCACCGCAGACACCTTGACCCTGCCCCGTATCGCGGCAGCTCAGGCGTCGGACACCGAACGCCCGGTCCGCTCCATCACGACCGGTCCGCGTGGGTACGAAGGCGAGGGATTCCCCGTCGTTCGCGCATTCGGTGGAGTCAGCGCCGCAGACCTCGACCCCTTCGTCCACATGGACCAGATGGGTGAGGTGGAGTACCAGCCCGGCGAGCCGCGGGGCACCGATTGGCACCCGCACCGCGGGTTCGAAACCGTCACCTACATGATCGACGGTCGCTTCGCCCACCAGGATTCCCACGGCGGCGGCGGCCTGATCACCGACGGTGCCACCCAGTGGATGACTGCCGGATCCGGCATTCTGCACATCGAGACCCCGCCGGCCGAACTGGTCGAGAGCGGCGGCACCTTCCACGGCATCCAGCTGTGGGTGAACCTGCCCAAGAAGGACAAGTTCGCGACGCCGCGTTACCAGGCCATCGAGGGTCCCGACGCCAAGCTGCTGTCTTCCCAGGACGGTGGCGCTCTGGTCCGGATCATCGCCGGCGAGATTGACGGCGCGCAGGGCCCGGGTGCGACGCACACCCCGATCACCATGGCGCACGCCACGATCGAACCGGGTGCGCAGCTCAACCTGCCGTGGAACCGCGACTTCAACGCACTGGTGTACGTACTGAGCGGGCGCGGCAGCGTCGGTCCGGTAGCCCACCCGATCCATCAGGGTCAGCTCGCAGTGCTGGGCCCCGGCGACCGGATCACCGTGTCGGCCGAGGGAACTCAGGACTCGAACCGTCCCGCGATGGAGGTTCTGTTGCTGGGCGGCAAGCCGATCCGGGAACCGGTTTTCCACTACGGCCCGTTCGTGATGAACTCGAAGTCCGAGCTCATCCAGGCGTTGGAGGACTACCAGGCGGGCAAGTTCGGCCAGATCCCGCCGAATGCGCTGATGCCGCACCGGCCCTTGAGCTGA